Proteins encoded by one window of Polaribacter haliotis:
- a CDS encoding pentapeptide repeat-containing protein: MSDDYFDSEEYSKIDFTKTKITKGEYDNCVFTNCNFGNVHASNIQFVECEFIDCNFSNAIVKQTAFKDVNFTNCKMIGVKFNECNPFLLQFSFTECQLNFSSFYQLKISNTRFEKCNLEEVDFTETIANSSVFNNCNLKNSIFDNTNLEKSDFRTSFNFTINPEENRLRGAKFSRNTIDGLLSKYKIIVE, encoded by the coding sequence ATGTCTGATGATTATTTCGATAGCGAAGAATATTCAAAAATTGATTTTACAAAAACGAAAATCACAAAAGGTGAATACGATAATTGTGTATTTACAAATTGTAACTTCGGAAACGTTCACGCGTCTAACATTCAGTTTGTAGAATGTGAGTTTATCGATTGTAATTTTAGCAATGCAATTGTAAAACAAACTGCTTTTAAAGATGTAAATTTTACAAATTGTAAGATGATAGGAGTGAAGTTTAATGAATGTAACCCGTTTTTATTGCAGTTTTCGTTTACAGAATGTCAATTAAACTTTTCGTCTTTTTACCAATTAAAAATATCAAATACACGGTTTGAAAAATGTAATTTAGAAGAAGTAGATTTTACAGAAACAATTGCAAATAGTAGCGTTTTTAATAATTGTAATTTAAAAAATTCAATTTTTGATAACACTAATTTAGAAAAATCAGATTTTAGAACTTCATTTAATTTTACAATCAATCCAGAAGAAAATCGTTTAAGAGGAGCAAAGTTTAGTAGAAATACTATTGATGGTTTGTTATCGAAATATAAAATAATAGTAGAATGA
- a CDS encoding DUF2795 domain-containing protein: MYWTLELASYLADAPWPATKDELIDYAIRTGAPLEVVENLQDIEDEGDSYDSIIEIWPDYPTEEDYLWNEDEY; the protein is encoded by the coding sequence ATGTATTGGACATTAGAATTAGCATCTTATTTAGCAGATGCACCTTGGCCAGCAACCAAAGACGAATTAATAGATTACGCTATTAGAACTGGAGCTCCTTTAGAAGTAGTAGAAAACCTACAGGATATAGAAGACGAAGGCGACTCTTACGATTCGATTATAGAAATTTGGCCAGATTATCCCACCGAAGAAGATTATCTTTGGAATGAAGATGAATATTAA
- a CDS encoding cob(I)yrinic acid a,c-diamide adenosyltransferase, whose amino-acid sequence MKIYTKTGDAGTTALFGGTRVKKYNLRIDSYGTVDELNSYIGLIKDQEISNYIKESLLNIQNELFTLGAMLATPPEKETLKSGKERLNIPKIDEDSILFLENEIDKMETELPQMTHFILPGGHQAVSFCHVARCVCRRAERLSVELNDEEAINNDILKYLNRLSDYLFVLARKLSKDLQVKEIKWIPTKN is encoded by the coding sequence ATGAAAATATATACAAAAACTGGTGATGCAGGAACTACTGCTCTATTTGGCGGAACAAGAGTAAAAAAATACAATTTACGTATCGATTCTTATGGAACTGTAGATGAATTAAACTCTTATATTGGGTTAATAAAAGACCAAGAAATTAGTAATTATATTAAAGAATCTCTTTTAAATATCCAGAATGAATTGTTCACTTTAGGAGCAATGTTGGCAACACCACCTGAAAAAGAAACCTTAAAAAGTGGTAAGGAGCGTTTAAATATACCTAAAATTGATGAAGACTCTATCTTATTTTTAGAAAATGAAATCGATAAAATGGAAACAGAACTTCCTCAGATGACTCATTTCATTTTACCTGGTGGCCATCAAGCTGTGTCATTCTGTCACGTCGCAAGATGTGTTTGTAGACGTGCAGAACGTCTTTCTGTAGAGTTAAATGACGAGGAAGCCATAAATAATGACATACTAAAATATCTAAACCGACTTTCTGACTACCTTTTTGTGCTGGCACGAAAATTGTCTAAAGACTTACAAGTAAAGGAAATCAAATGGATTCCTACAAAAAATTAA
- the nadC gene encoding carboxylating nicotinate-nucleotide diphosphorylase: MISEAQFQNELDLIIKNAIREDIGDGDHTSLSCIPADAEGKAKLLVKDEGIIAGVEFAKQVFSYVDKDLKVETFINDGEKVKYGDIVFHVSGKSQSILMAERLVLNAMQRMSAIATKTAFFADLLKGTKTKVLDTRKTTPGIRALEKWAVKIGGGENHRFALYDMVMIKDNHIDFAGGITQAITKTKKYLAEKGLDIKIIVEARSLEEIKEILSSKGVYRILIDNFNYEDTKKAVALIGDICLTESSGGINEKTIRKYAECGVDFISSGALTHSVYNLDLSLKAID; encoded by the coding sequence ATGATTTCAGAAGCACAATTTCAAAACGAATTAGATCTTATTATAAAAAATGCCATTAGAGAAGATATTGGCGATGGAGACCATACATCACTTTCTTGTATTCCTGCAGATGCTGAAGGAAAAGCAAAGTTACTCGTAAAAGATGAAGGAATTATAGCCGGTGTTGAATTCGCTAAACAGGTTTTTTCTTATGTTGATAAAGATTTAAAAGTAGAAACTTTTATAAATGATGGCGAAAAAGTAAAATATGGAGATATTGTTTTTCATGTTTCAGGGAAATCGCAATCTATTTTAATGGCAGAACGTTTGGTGTTAAATGCAATGCAAAGAATGTCTGCAATTGCAACAAAAACCGCTTTTTTTGCTGATTTATTAAAAGGAACAAAAACGAAAGTTTTAGATACCAGAAAAACCACACCAGGAATTAGAGCTTTAGAGAAATGGGCAGTAAAAATTGGTGGTGGAGAAAACCACAGATTTGCGTTGTATGATATGGTTATGATTAAAGATAATCACATAGATTTTGCTGGCGGAATTACGCAAGCAATTACCAAAACCAAGAAATATTTAGCAGAAAAAGGATTAGATATTAAGATAATTGTGGAAGCAAGAAGTTTAGAAGAAATTAAAGAAATTCTTTCTAGTAAAGGTGTTTACAGAATTCTTATTGATAATTTTAATTACGAAGACACTAAAAAAGCTGTGGCTTTAATTGGCGATATTTGTTTGACAGAATCTTCTGGAGGAATCAACGAAAAAACGATTAGAAAATATGCAGAATGTGGAGTAGATTTTATTTCTTCTGGCGCATTAACACATTCAGTTTATAATTTAGATTTAAGTTTAAAAGCAATAGACTAA
- the hisS gene encoding histidine--tRNA ligase, translated as MKPSIPKGTRDFSPTEVANRTYIMNTIKTSFETFGFQPIETPSFENSSTLMGKYGDEGDRLIFKILNSGDFLNKADDKLLSEKDSLKVTSQISEKALRYDLTVPFARYVVQHQNEITFPFKRYQVQPVWRADRPQKGRFREFFQCDADVVGSKSLWQEVEFIQLYDTVFSKLGLEGTTIKINNRKILSGIAEVIGAQDKLIDFTVALDKLDKIGQEKVEQEMLDKGITKEAIQKVQPLFSFTGSNIDKLASLEKMLQTSEEGKKGVEELRFVINSIAELGLKSANLEVDVTLARGLNYYTGAIFEVSAPKGVKMGSIGGGGRYDDLTGIFGLKDVSGVGISFGLDRIYLVLEELGLFKTVDLPKPKVLFVNFGEDEALYCMKAISELRKNDVKSELYPDSAKMKKQMNYANKREIEFVVLVGSQEMEKQEFTLKNMVSGEQSKLSLSELVNQLKA; from the coding sequence ATGAAACCAAGCATCCCAAAAGGAACCAGAGATTTTTCACCAACAGAAGTTGCTAATCGTACGTATATAATGAATACGATAAAAACTTCTTTTGAAACATTCGGATTTCAACCAATTGAAACTCCGAGTTTTGAAAATTCATCCACTTTAATGGGTAAATATGGTGATGAAGGAGATCGTTTGATTTTTAAAATTTTGAATTCAGGAGACTTTCTAAATAAAGCTGATGATAAACTTTTGTCAGAAAAAGATAGCTTAAAAGTAACTTCTCAAATCTCTGAAAAAGCACTTCGTTACGATTTAACAGTACCTTTTGCAAGATACGTTGTACAACATCAAAATGAAATTACGTTTCCTTTTAAACGTTATCAAGTGCAACCAGTTTGGCGAGCAGACAGACCACAAAAAGGGCGTTTTAGAGAATTTTTTCAATGTGATGCAGATGTTGTAGGAAGCAAATCTTTATGGCAAGAAGTAGAATTTATTCAATTGTATGATACTGTTTTTAGTAAGTTAGGTTTAGAAGGAACGACTATCAAAATCAACAATCGAAAAATATTATCTGGAATTGCAGAAGTTATTGGCGCTCAAGATAAATTAATCGATTTTACAGTTGCTTTAGACAAGTTAGACAAGATTGGGCAAGAGAAAGTCGAACAAGAAATGCTTGATAAAGGAATTACTAAAGAAGCAATTCAAAAAGTGCAACCTTTATTTAGTTTTACAGGTTCTAATATCGATAAATTAGCGTCTTTAGAAAAGATGTTGCAAACTTCTGAAGAAGGTAAAAAAGGAGTAGAGGAGTTAAGATTTGTAATAAATTCAATTGCTGAATTAGGTTTAAAATCTGCAAATTTAGAAGTAGATGTTACCTTGGCAAGAGGTTTAAACTATTATACAGGTGCAATTTTTGAAGTTTCTGCGCCAAAAGGAGTAAAGATGGGTTCTATTGGTGGTGGAGGAAGATATGACGATTTAACAGGTATCTTTGGTTTAAAAGATGTTTCTGGAGTTGGAATTTCATTCGGATTGGACAGAATTTATTTAGTTTTAGAGGAGTTAGGTTTGTTTAAAACTGTCGACTTACCAAAACCAAAAGTATTGTTCGTCAACTTTGGAGAAGATGAAGCGTTGTATTGTATGAAAGCAATTTCTGAATTAAGGAAAAATGATGTGAAATCAGAATTATACCCAGATTCAGCAAAAATGAAAAAACAAATGAATTACGCAAATAAGCGTGAAATTGAATTTGTTGTTCTTGTTGGTTCTCAAGAGATGGAAAAACAAGAGTTTACATTAAAAAATATGGTTTCTGGAGAACAATCTAAATTGTCTTTAAGCGAATTAGTAAATCAATTAAAAGCATAA
- a CDS encoding O-methyltransferase codes for MSNIAIKYFIFLLKSTNQHGVHSPFVYNLVTKCFYKKTDKNRWNYFLTIKQHLLDNKQSIKVTDFGSGSRVFKTNERKISKIAKVAGISNKKAKLLIRITSYFKPENCLEIGTSLGLATSAIKIGNENAKITTLEGCPETSKIANDLLTNNFKNINIITGNFEETLPEIVKNKKYDFIYFDGNHTKQSTLNYFRTCLDTTHNNSVWIFDDIYWSKEMQEAWMEIKNHPSVTVTVDVFHWGIVLFRKEQEKEHFKIRT; via the coding sequence ATGTCTAATATAGCAATAAAATATTTTATTTTTTTATTAAAATCAACCAATCAACATGGGGTGCATTCACCTTTTGTTTATAATTTGGTAACTAAATGTTTCTACAAAAAAACGGATAAAAATAGGTGGAACTATTTTCTTACTATAAAACAACACCTATTAGACAACAAACAGTCTATAAAAGTCACCGATTTTGGTTCTGGATCTCGAGTTTTTAAAACAAATGAACGTAAAATATCTAAAATTGCGAAAGTTGCAGGAATTTCAAACAAAAAAGCAAAATTACTAATTCGTATTACAAGTTATTTTAAACCTGAAAATTGCCTAGAAATAGGAACTTCTTTAGGATTGGCAACTTCAGCAATAAAAATTGGGAATGAAAATGCAAAAATTACCACATTAGAAGGCTGCCCAGAAACGAGTAAAATTGCCAATGATTTACTAACAAACAACTTCAAAAATATAAATATTATTACAGGCAATTTTGAAGAAACTCTTCCTGAAATTGTAAAAAATAAAAAATACGATTTTATTTATTTTGATGGAAATCACACGAAACAATCAACTTTAAACTATTTTAGAACCTGTTTAGATACAACTCATAATAATTCTGTTTGGATTTTTGATGATATCTACTGGAGCAAAGAAATGCAAGAAGCTTGGATGGAAATTAAAAACCATCCATCTGTAACTGTAACAGTGGATGTTTTTCATTGGGGAATTGTATTATTCCGAAAAGAACAGGAAAAAGAACATTTTAAAATAAGAACTTAA
- a CDS encoding polysaccharide biosynthesis/export family protein, producing MKYYITIPLLLLFLCSCVSNKDLSYLQGQPKTNTEIKRINNIPYKLQIDDMVNIIIKSNNQELVSVFKKNENNNSNTATTNQSFSGNANYYSDYSIDNYGNIRVPTLGELNVLGYTVEEVQKKIEDKLKDFIKDGENVFVSVKLAGIKYTIFGEIESPGTRIIYQNRVSILDAIANSGDITDVGNRKAVEIVRQTIAGTEKYTIDLTNIDAFNSEVFYIKPNDYINVLPLKQKSWGTGTTGLQSLTTVVTVLSLITSTIILARNL from the coding sequence ATGAAATACTACATTACAATTCCTTTATTATTACTCTTTTTATGTTCTTGTGTGTCGAATAAAGATTTAAGTTATTTACAAGGACAGCCAAAAACAAATACAGAAATTAAGAGAATTAATAATATTCCCTATAAGTTACAGATAGACGATATGGTAAATATTATTATAAAATCAAACAATCAAGAATTGGTTTCTGTTTTTAAAAAAAATGAAAATAATAATTCTAATACAGCAACTACAAATCAAAGTTTTTCTGGTAATGCTAATTATTATTCGGATTATAGTATAGATAATTATGGAAATATTCGTGTACCAACTTTAGGAGAGTTAAATGTTTTAGGTTACACAGTAGAGGAAGTTCAGAAAAAAATAGAAGATAAATTAAAGGATTTTATTAAAGATGGTGAAAATGTTTTTGTTTCGGTAAAGTTGGCTGGAATAAAATACACAATATTTGGAGAAATAGAATCCCCAGGAACTAGAATAATTTATCAGAATAGAGTCTCTATTCTAGATGCAATTGCTAATTCTGGCGATATTACAGATGTTGGAAACAGAAAAGCAGTTGAAATTGTAAGACAAACTATTGCTGGAACAGAAAAATATACTATAGATTTAACAAATATAGATGCTTTTAACTCTGAAGTTTTTTATATAAAACCTAACGATTATATAAACGTACTTCCTTTAAAACAGAAATCTTGGGGAACAGGAACTACAGGTTTACAAAGTTTAACCACTGTTGTAACTGTACTTTCTTTAATTACATCTACCATTATATTAGCTAGAAATTTATAA
- the rlmH gene encoding 23S rRNA (pseudouridine(1915)-N(3))-methyltransferase RlmH yields MKIKLLAIGKTDNKNLIQLIDEYQNRLKHYIKFELEIIPDIKNVKNLSEIQQKEKEGDLILSKLQNTDVLVLLDDKGKHFTSIEFSQYLQKKMNAGIKQLVLVIGGPYGFSDAVYKKASGKISLSKMTFSHQMIRLFIVEQLYRGFTILKNEPYHHE; encoded by the coding sequence ATGAAAATTAAATTACTCGCCATTGGTAAAACTGATAACAAAAATTTAATTCAGTTAATTGATGAATATCAAAACCGATTAAAACATTATATAAAGTTCGAATTAGAGATAATTCCGGATATTAAAAATGTAAAGAATTTGAGTGAAATTCAGCAAAAAGAAAAAGAAGGAGATTTAATATTATCTAAATTACAAAACACAGACGTTTTGGTTTTATTGGACGATAAAGGAAAACACTTTACTTCTATCGAGTTTTCGCAATATCTTCAGAAAAAAATGAATGCCGGAATTAAACAATTAGTGTTAGTAATTGGTGGACCTTATGGTTTTTCTGACGCTGTTTATAAAAAAGCAAGTGGAAAAATATCTTTATCTAAAATGACATTTTCCCACCAAATGATTCGTCTTTTTATTGTTGAACAACTCTACAGAGGTTTTACAATTTTAAAGAATGAGCCTTATCATCATGAGTAA
- the secA gene encoding preprotein translocase subunit SecA — translation MSILNSVIKLFVGDKQEKDLKILQPIVENVRKFEAEFSKLSNDELRAKTIEFKGRIQEATKPLNDKIATLEEEAKTADIDRQEDIYTEIDALKDEAYKVSEETLTAIMPEAFAVVKETAKRFVENEEIEVTATPYDRELSGERDHIELDGDKAFWANSWDAAGKPVTWDMVHYDVQLIGGSVLHQGKIAEMMTGEGKTLVSTLPVYLNALTGNGVHLVTVNDYLAKRDKAWMGPIFEFHGFTTDCIDYHQPNSDARRKAYNADITYGTNNEFGFDYLRDNMASSKDDLVQRPPNYAIIDEVDSVLIDDARTPLIISGPVPQGDRHEFTELKPLVADIVSLQRQHLVGVLAEAKKLIAAGDTKEGGFQLLRVYRGLPKNKALIKFLSQEGIKQILQKTENYYMQDNNKLMPEVDQDLYFVVEEKNNQIDLTDKGIAHLSEKTQNESFFVLPDIGVKIGEIDNAETSKEEKAKQKDELYKDFSIKSERIHTMNQLLKAYTVFEKDVEYVVMDNKVMIVDEQTGRIMDGRRYSDGLHQAIEAKENVKIEDATQTFATVTLQNYFRMYRKLSGMTGTAITEAGELWEIYKLDVVEIPTNKPIQRDDKQDLVYKTAREKYNAVIDDIVKLVAENRPVLVGTTSVEISELLGRMLQMRKIPHNILNAKLHKREADVVAEAGKPGIVTIATNMAGRGTDIKLSEEVKEAGGLAIIGTERHDSRRVDRQLRGRAGRQGDVGSTQFYVALDDNLMRLFGSDRIAKMMDRMGLKEGEVIQHSMITKSIERAQKKVEENNFGIRKRLLEYDDIMNSQREFVYKRRRNALDGKRLQVDIANMIYDTCESIVNSNKAVKDYQNFEFELIKFSSMTSPFSEDEFEKMSEKEITDKLYDIVTEHYKNKIERNAVLAFPVIKDVFENEGDRYERIVVPFTDGTKSLQVVTNLKEAYESEGKSLVTDFEKNITLAIIDENWKEHLRKMDELKHSVQNASYEQKDPLLIYKFEAFELFKKTVDEINKEVLSFLFKGELPAQDRSQISEARNQKRQSLNTSKADVQNSTEQAIQNSRQQSSEPVETVVREQPKIGRNEKVTIKNVMSGEEKEVKFKQAIPLIEKGEYVLVNK, via the coding sequence ATGAGCATTTTAAACTCCGTAATTAAACTTTTTGTTGGAGACAAACAGGAAAAAGATTTAAAAATTTTACAACCAATTGTAGAAAATGTTAGAAAATTTGAAGCAGAATTTTCTAAATTATCTAACGACGAATTAAGGGCAAAAACTATTGAATTTAAAGGTAGAATTCAAGAAGCTACAAAACCGTTAAACGATAAAATTGCTACTTTAGAAGAAGAAGCAAAAACTGCGGATATAGACAGGCAAGAAGATATTTATACAGAAATAGATGCTTTAAAAGACGAAGCTTACAAAGTTTCCGAAGAAACGTTAACTGCAATTATGCCAGAAGCTTTTGCAGTAGTAAAAGAAACAGCTAAACGTTTTGTAGAAAACGAAGAAATCGAAGTAACTGCAACTCCTTACGATAGAGAATTATCTGGCGAAAGAGATCATATAGAATTAGATGGAGACAAAGCTTTTTGGGCAAATTCTTGGGATGCCGCTGGTAAACCTGTTACTTGGGATATGGTTCATTATGATGTGCAATTAATTGGTGGTTCAGTTTTACATCAAGGTAAAATTGCAGAAATGATGACTGGGGAAGGAAAAACCTTAGTTTCTACTTTACCTGTTTATTTGAATGCATTAACAGGAAATGGTGTGCATTTGGTAACTGTAAATGATTATTTGGCAAAACGTGATAAAGCTTGGATGGGACCAATTTTTGAGTTTCATGGTTTTACAACAGACTGTATCGATTATCATCAACCAAACTCAGATGCTCGTAGAAAAGCATATAATGCAGACATCACTTACGGAACAAATAACGAATTTGGTTTCGATTATTTACGTGATAATATGGCGAGTTCTAAGGACGATTTAGTACAAAGACCACCAAATTATGCAATTATCGATGAAGTAGATTCTGTTTTAATTGATGATGCAAGAACACCATTAATTATTTCTGGTCCAGTTCCTCAAGGAGATAGACATGAATTTACAGAATTAAAACCTTTAGTTGCAGATATCGTTTCTTTACAAAGACAACATTTGGTTGGAGTATTGGCAGAAGCTAAAAAATTAATTGCAGCTGGAGATACCAAAGAAGGTGGTTTTCAATTATTAAGAGTTTATAGAGGTTTACCTAAAAATAAAGCATTAATTAAATTTTTATCTCAAGAAGGAATCAAACAAATCCTTCAAAAGACAGAGAATTATTACATGCAAGACAACAACAAGTTGATGCCAGAAGTGGATCAAGATTTGTATTTTGTTGTTGAAGAAAAAAATAATCAAATTGATTTAACTGATAAAGGAATCGCACATTTATCTGAAAAAACACAAAACGAAAGTTTCTTTGTTTTACCCGATATTGGTGTAAAAATTGGCGAAATTGATAACGCAGAAACTTCAAAAGAAGAAAAAGCGAAACAAAAAGATGAATTATACAAAGATTTCAGCATAAAAAGTGAACGTATTCATACGATGAATCAGCTTTTGAAAGCCTACACCGTTTTCGAAAAAGATGTAGAATATGTTGTGATGGACAATAAAGTAATGATTGTTGATGAGCAGACTGGACGTATTATGGACGGTCGTCGTTATTCAGACGGATTACACCAAGCCATTGAAGCAAAAGAAAACGTAAAAATTGAAGATGCTACACAAACTTTTGCAACGGTTACACTTCAAAATTACTTTAGAATGTATCGCAAACTTTCTGGAATGACAGGAACAGCGATTACAGAAGCTGGCGAATTATGGGAGATTTACAAGTTAGATGTTGTTGAAATTCCTACAAACAAGCCAATTCAAAGAGATGATAAACAAGATTTAGTTTACAAAACGGCTCGTGAAAAATACAATGCAGTAATAGACGATATCGTAAAATTAGTTGCAGAGAACAGACCTGTTTTAGTAGGAACGACTTCTGTAGAAATATCGGAATTATTAGGTAGAATGTTACAAATGCGTAAAATTCCTCATAATATCTTAAATGCAAAATTACACAAACGTGAAGCAGATGTTGTTGCTGAAGCTGGGAAACCTGGAATTGTTACAATTGCAACAAACATGGCAGGTCGTGGAACGGATATTAAACTTTCAGAAGAAGTAAAAGAAGCTGGTGGTTTGGCAATTATTGGTACAGAAAGACACGATTCACGAAGAGTAGATAGACAGTTAAGAGGACGTGCAGGAAGACAAGGAGATGTTGGTTCTACTCAGTTCTATGTTGCTTTGGACGACAATTTAATGCGTCTTTTTGGTTCGGACAGAATTGCAAAAATGATGGATAGAATGGGCTTAAAAGAAGGTGAAGTAATTCAGCATTCTATGATTACCAAATCTATTGAAAGAGCACAAAAGAAAGTTGAAGAAAATAACTTCGGGATTCGTAAACGTTTATTAGAATATGATGATATTATGAACTCGCAACGTGAGTTTGTATACAAAAGAAGACGTAATGCTTTAGATGGAAAACGTTTACAAGTAGATATTGCAAACATGATTTACGATACTTGTGAATCTATTGTAAATTCTAACAAGGCTGTTAAAGATTATCAGAATTTCGAATTCGAATTGATTAAGTTTTCTTCGATGACTTCTCCTTTTTCTGAAGATGAATTCGAGAAAATGTCTGAAAAAGAAATTACAGACAAATTGTATGATATTGTTACAGAACATTACAAAAACAAAATCGAAAGAAATGCAGTTTTAGCATTTCCAGTAATTAAAGATGTTTTTGAAAATGAAGGTGATCGTTATGAAAGAATTGTAGTTCCTTTTACAGACGGAACGAAATCTTTACAGGTTGTTACCAACTTAAAAGAGGCTTATGAAAGTGAAGGGAAAAGTTTGGTTACAGACTTCGAGAAAAACATCACTTTAGCAATTATAGATGAAAACTGGAAAGAGCATTTACGTAAAATGGATGAATTGAAACATTCTGTACAAAATGCATCTTACGAACAAAAAGATCCTTTATTAATCTACAAATTTGAAGCTTTTGAGTTGTTTAAGAAAACTGTAGACGAAATTAATAAAGAAGTGTTGTCTTTCTTATTCAAAGGAGAATTACCAGCACAAGATAGATCTCAAATTTCTGAAGCAAGAAACCAAAAAAGACAAAGTTTAAATACGAGTAAAGCAGATGTGCAAAATTCTACGGAACAAGCCATTCAGAATTCTCGTCAACAATCTTCTGAGCCAGTTGAAACTGTTGTAAGAGAGCAACCAAAAATTGGAAGAAACGAAAAAGTTACCATTAAAAATGTAATGAGTGGCGAAGAAAAAGAAGTGAAATTTAAACAAGCAATTCCTTTAATTGAAAAAGGAGAATATGTTTTAGTGAATAAATAA
- a CDS encoding YihY/virulence factor BrkB family protein: MTKEIEDKLEKIPIIGILVKLGKKIKIPGLEGMSLYDVLEMYFIGIVEGALTTRAGGIAYSFFMSIFPFLLFVLTLIPFVPIEGAQEGLLSIIADVLPPKTFDAVDSVLIDIIKNQYGGLLSFGVIGSIFLMTNGVNAIFGGFEYSYHVKVVRNVFRSYFIAMFVSLVITVFLLLTVIIVVFFDLILKDMVSLSWIQHNIIWVQLLRGFIFLTMIFITVSMLYHFGTKEGKHSRFFSPGAVFTTILSILTFYLFGYYVNEFAKYNELYGSIGTLLILMLFIWLNAIILLLGFELNASIYSLRRQNKTFTTPKKL; this comes from the coding sequence ATGACAAAAGAAATAGAAGACAAACTTGAAAAAATTCCAATAATCGGAATTCTTGTGAAACTCGGAAAAAAAATAAAAATTCCGGGTTTAGAAGGTATGTCATTATATGATGTCTTAGAAATGTATTTTATTGGTATTGTTGAAGGCGCTTTAACAACTAGAGCTGGTGGAATTGCTTATAGTTTTTTTATGTCAATTTTTCCTTTTTTACTTTTTGTACTTACTTTAATTCCTTTTGTACCCATAGAAGGTGCTCAAGAGGGTTTATTATCTATAATTGCAGATGTTTTACCACCAAAAACTTTTGATGCTGTAGATTCTGTTTTAATAGATATTATTAAAAACCAATATGGAGGTTTGCTTTCTTTTGGTGTAATTGGATCTATTTTTTTAATGACAAATGGTGTAAACGCCATTTTTGGCGGATTTGAATACTCTTATCATGTTAAAGTGGTTAGAAATGTTTTTAGATCTTATTTTATTGCAATGTTTGTCTCTTTAGTAATTACTGTTTTTCTATTATTAACAGTTATTATCGTTGTTTTCTTCGATTTAATTTTAAAAGATATGGTTTCTTTAAGTTGGATTCAGCACAACATTATTTGGGTGCAATTATTAAGAGGTTTCATATTTTTAACAATGATTTTCATTACAGTTTCCATGTTATATCACTTTGGAACAAAAGAAGGAAAGCATTCTCGTTTTTTCTCTCCAGGAGCTGTTTTTACAACAATTTTATCCATTTTAACTTTCTATTTATTTGGTTATTATGTAAATGAATTTGCAAAATATAACGAGCTTTATGGTTCTATAGGTACGCTTTTAATTTTAATGTTATTCATTTGGTTAAATGCTATTATTCTTCTTTTGGGCTTCGAATTAAATGCGTCTATTTATTCTTTAAGAAGACAAAATAAAACCTTTACAACTCCCAAAAAATTATAA
- the folE gene encoding GTP cyclohydrolase I FolE encodes MNDERIEEIGENHLATSAKTPLRADAFAISDEEKINKIQESVKDILHTLGMDLEDDSIQGTPKRVAKAFVNEIFMGLNPANMPKASTFDNNYNYGEMLVEKNIVVYSTCEHHLLPIIGRAHVAYISNGKVIGLSKMNRIVEYFAKRPQVQERLTMQVVQAMQEALGTDDVACVIDAKHLCVNSRGIKDIESSTVTSEFGGKFKEKETKKEFLQYLQMETNF; translated from the coding sequence ATGAATGACGAAAGAATTGAAGAAATAGGAGAGAACCACTTAGCAACTTCTGCGAAAACTCCATTAAGAGCAGATGCTTTTGCTATTTCTGACGAAGAAAAAATTAATAAAATCCAAGAAAGTGTAAAAGATATCTTGCACACTTTAGGAATGGATTTAGAAGATGATAGTATACAAGGAACACCAAAAAGAGTTGCAAAAGCATTTGTAAACGAAATTTTTATGGGGTTGAATCCTGCAAACATGCCAAAAGCATCCACGTTTGATAATAACTACAATTATGGTGAAATGTTGGTGGAAAAAAACATTGTTGTGTATTCTACATGCGAGCATCATTTATTACCAATTATTGGTAGAGCACATGTTGCTTATATTTCTAATGGAAAAGTAATAGGGCTTTCTAAAATGAACAGAATTGTGGAGTATTTTGCAAAAAGACCACAAGTACAAGAGCGTTTAACAATGCAAGTTGTACAAGCTATGCAAGAAGCTTTAGGTACAGATGATGTTGCTTGTGTTATAGATGCAAAACATTTATGTGTAAATTCAAGAGGAATAAAAGATATTGAAAGCTCTACTGTAACATCAGAATTTGGTGGTAAGTTTAAAGAGAAAGAAACTAAAAAAGAATTTTTACAATATTTACAAATGGAAACTAATTTTTAA